GTGCTAGCGCGATATGCCCGCCGCCGCCGCGGCGACAACGCCGGCATGCTGGCGCTGATGGACGGCTTCCGCCTGCTGTTCGGGGCGCGCCACCCGGCCCTGTCACTGGCGCGCAACCTGGGGATGAGTGGCGTGGATCGGTTGGTCCCGCTCAAGCGGCTGCTGCTGCAGCAGGCCACCGGCCAGCGTGGCCGGCTGCCTGCCAGTTGCCGCTGACCGGGGAAGCCGTTCAGCGGTCGCGCTGGCGAATCACATCGAGGGCCTTGAGCAGGTTGAGGGCCTCGCCTAGCTGGTAGTCATCGCGTAGCCGCTCGCTCAGTTCGGCCCTCTCCCGTGGGGCGTCCCGCGAGCCGAGGTGGCCCTCCAGATCGGCCTCGCGGACCCCACGGCCATTTTCGGTCACCTCCACTCGCCCCCGCACCACGCGGACATCCGGCTCGATGCCCTGGGCCTGGATGGAGCGGCCGCCGGGGGTGAAGTAGAGCGCCGTGGTGAGCTTGAGCCCCTCGCCGTTGCCCAGCGGCATGATCTGTTGCACCGACCCCTTGCCGAAACTCTCGGTGCCCATCACCACGCCGCGGCGCTGGTCCTGAAGGGCGCCGGCGACGATCTCCGCCGCCGAGGCGCTGCCGCCGTTGATCAGCACCACCAGGGGGACATCGGGGGCCGCGGTCCTGGCGTTCGCCGAGAAGCGCATCTCGGTATCCGGCAGGCGGCCCTCGGTATAGACGATCAGCCCCTCGTCGAGGAAGGCGTCGGCCACCGCTACTGCGGCCTGCAGCACGCCGCCGGGGTTGTTGCGCAGGTCGAGCACCAGGCCGTCGAGGTCGCCGTCGCGCTCCAGCTGGCGGATATGTTCGCTCACCTGGTCGCCGGTGCGGGTCTGGAACTGGCTGACGCGCAGGTAGCCGAAGCCGGGGGCCAGCAGCTCGCTCTTCACGCTCTCGGTGCGGATGTTCTCGCGCGTCAGGGTGACGCTGCGCGGCGAGCTCTCGCCCTGGCGCATGATGGTCAGCTCGATCTCGCTGCCCGGCTCACCGCGCATCAGGTCCACCGCCTCCTGCAGCGACAGGCGCTCGGTGGGCGTGTCGTCGATGCGCAGGATCAGGTCCCGGGCCTGCAGGCCCGCACGCGAGGCCGGGGTATCGTCGATGGGGGTGATCACCGTCAGCTGGCCATCCTCCATGCCCACCTCGATGCCGATGCCGCCGAACTCCCCCTCGGTCGACT
The Halomonas sp. H10-9-1 DNA segment above includes these coding regions:
- a CDS encoding S41 family peptidase, which codes for MHPALPHSGRSPRSRSPRRLLTGLLPLTLLALPLALLSLPASAQSVDDELPVAEIQTFAEVFERIKRAYVEEVDDASLLRNAMRGMLSELDPHSAYLDREAFQSLRESTEGEFGGIGIEVGMEDGQLTVITPIDDTPASRAGLQARDLILRIDDTPTERLSLQEAVDLMRGEPGSEIELTIMRQGESSPRSVTLTRENIRTESVKSELLAPGFGYLRVSQFQTRTGDQVSEHIRQLERDGDLDGLVLDLRNNPGGVLQAAVAVADAFLDEGLIVYTEGRLPDTEMRFSANARTAAPDVPLVVLINGGSASAAEIVAGALQDQRRGVVMGTESFGKGSVQQIMPLGNGEGLKLTTALYFTPGGRSIQAQGIEPDVRVVRGRVEVTENGRGVREADLEGHLGSRDAPRERAELSERLRDDYQLGEALNLLKALDVIRQRDR